The sequence agcgctgtagctagcatctattgTCTATTGTCTATTGTCATTACATTCCTCGTCTGTGACAACAAACGGATTCTGATTCATCCATCGTTCCATCCCACAAAGACGCGCCGTATGTTCCAGGATCAAAGTTCCATTTCCTCCTCAAAGTTGATTTTTCTGATCATCAGGTCCGTTTTTCACGCCGGGACACAAACCCTTCCCTCGATAACGGTATCAGCTGATAAGAAGCTTACTGTAATTACAATATTGTCTCTCCGAAACATGAACTACAAAAGCACCCATTTCTAAATTAAACGTTCGGGGAGAAGCTACGGCGGAGCAGGACCGACGGATTAACACGCCGGACCGGCACATTTAATACTTACAGAACAATCACAATTAATCTGACAGTCTGTCGAACACAGACGCTCAACCTGCGGCCTTTGACCCCAGGAGGCCTTCTGATTCTCATCATTAGAGTGGCTTCGGGTTCTGGAACTCAAaggtaaagaggaagaggaagaggaagaggaggagaaagaggaagaggaagaggaggaggaagaggaagagctgcGGCGGCCTGTGAGTCAACACAAAGGGATTCGGTGCCCCGCCCTCTCGAGtcaagtgatgaagatgaggtgtCTCCAGGATGAGAACGTGATGACGTCATGTTATCTTCTTGAGTTTATTCGTGTAAAACTTTTACTCTGAAACTCACGCTACTATTCTGTTAACAGAACTTGATCTTTTTAACATGACGTCATCCTTTCgtcatccctccttccttcctgtcaaCCCCGTCCGGTAGTTTCTGTTCATTCCTGCTGACCGGGCATAAACCGAGGAAGCGGAAACACGCGCCCGGATGACCGTTCACAATTTAACGTTCACCGGAGACTAACGGCTGTCTGGTGACGTGAACGCGCCAACGTTTTGGGCGCGTGAGAGGCGGACAGGAGGCGCGCCGAAGGGGTTAACCGGAGGAGGCGCTGCTGGGTGGAGTGAAGTTTGGACTCGAACCCAACGAGCTGCACCGGGACCGAGCAGCGGTTCTGAAGAAGATGAGTGACGTCAGCGAGGCGTCGCTGCTGGACTATTTCGGGTCCAGCGGGGACGGGGTCCGGGTCCGGAACGCAGACCTGCTGAGCGCGTTCAGACCCTTCATCGGTCACAGTGACGCGCACTTACGTGGTGAGGATCCAGATGAGaatgtgcgcgtgcgtgtggctgtgtgtgtgtgtgtgtgcgtgtgtgtgtgtgtgtgtggagggggggggggacatcgaGAAGCGGGACATCTGGTCCGCATTAAAAAGACCCTCCATTTACCAGCGCCAGCAGGAATGACGTCACTTCCGTCGGGCCTGGTGGGACTGAGCACAgcacccgaacccgaacccgagcCCGAACCCGACCGGCACCGGTTCGTGTCTGAACCAGTGTCTGCGTTCACGTTTACTGATGTTTGTCTAATTATAAGGATGGCgtaggggggggcggggctctgcggacgtcatgcccccccccccagtgattaCCGCTGACCTCGGACCCGCTTGCCGGGACGTCCCGTCCAGATGCGGGTTTAGAGCCGGTTGAGTCGACGCCATCCAATCAGAGAAGTGCTTCCCACACGTTTAAAGCGTGATAACGCCGTAATCAGAACTAAGTCCACATGCTGGACCGGGTCGGTGAGGGGGCCGCTGCAAACTGGGTCACGGTGGGGGGGGTACCTGTACCAGATCGTGTTCTGGATTACTGATGGAAGCGGGTTTCCTGTTGTTGAGGAAAGGGAAACGGTCCGATTGTCCCGGGCtacgtgtccccccccccccggtccagaTGAATGTCTGAGGAGAACCAGAACCCGGttccagcttctcctgctggttctgacccgtgtgGTTGGATTTACCGGTCCAGATGAATGTCTGAGGAGAACCAGAACCCGGttccagcttctcctgctggttctgacccgtgtgGCTGGATTTACCGGTCCAGATGAATGTCTGAGGAGAACCAGAACCCGGTTCCAGCTCcttctgctggttctgacccgtgtgCCGTTCACCGGTCCAGATGAATGTCTGAGGCGAACCAGAACCCGGTTCCAGCTCCTCCGTCCCGGTTTGTGTCACTGATTCTGATCCAACCTCATTTTCTCACAGCGAAATACAGAGAGGAGTTCAAGCTCGCCATCGACCGGATCGCCGTGGTGAAGTCAGAGAATGTAAGTCAGCCATGTTTTCACCTGTGAGACTAaagctctgctctgattggccgctGGGGCAGGAAGCGCTGTAGAACCCCGAACGGGTCCAGACTCCGCTGGGAAGCGTCACGATGTCTCGATCAAAAATTAGGCCACAAACATtccataaaaatgaaaagaactcCCCGATCTGGACTCGCTCCAGCCGTCAGGGACGTCTctcacggcggcggcgccggcccATCTGGACTCGCTCCAGCCGTCAGGGACGTCTctcacggcggcggcggcggcccatCGCCGTGccaacagaacaaacagaaactcCCTAAAGGTaacaaagtcaaacccagaatGAAAGATAGATGGTTCTGGAAGCTGAAAGCAGCTGATTCCTGATTGGACCGGTTCTATCAGCGGCTCGGCTCAGTCCAGGCGGACCCGCTTTCCTTTAGTGCCTGACATCCGGCTTGTTTGGTCTTAAACTCATGACCTTCTGCAGACCTGTGGTCTCTGTCTCAGGGGGAGAAGTATCTGGTTCTGAAGAAGAAATACAGACCAATGCTGCCGGACCGGGCCAGAACTCCGGCCGCCGTGCAGTGGGAGGCGAGTCCCGCCCACCTGGAGCAGGACGAGCCTGACGGCGCTGCAGAGGTGAAGTTAAATCAGAGCGGCGCCGCCGCGCTTCAGGACGCCATGTTTACTGTTACAACGCCGACTCCACCCGCTAACGCAGAGGAAAGAGGGCGGAGCCACAGAACGCTAATGCCTTACGCCCAGattagctaatgctaatgccgAAGCTAAAGGTTTGGGCCGTGAACACATGTCTGAACTTCTGCAGGCCCCGCAGGCAGGAACCGCCCCCGAGCAGCCGCCCCCGCCACGACGTCCCGACGTCCCCGTCCAGGAACCTTCGCTGCACAGCAACGGAGAGGACGAGCCGGACAAAGACTCGGGGTCAAAGGTGACGGCTTAAATGTTGATCAGagatatatatattctgatatattaatattattatgatATATTAATGTTATCctgatataataatattattctgatatattaatattatccTGATATATCAATGTTATCCcgatataataatattattctgatatattaatattattctgATATAATAATGTTATCCTGATATATCAATGTTATCCcgatataataatattattctgatatattaatattattctgATATAATAATGTTATCCTGATATATCAATGTTATCCCGATATAATAATATTATcctgatatattaatattaatattattctgATATAATAATGTTATCctgatataataatattattctgatatattaatattattctgATATAATAATGTTATCCTGATATATCAATGTTATCCCGATATAATAATATTATcctgatatattaatattaatattattctgatataataatattattccGATTCGAGTTTCTCAGATCAGAGGACGATCAAATCATCTGAAGTGTTTCAGATCTCAGGTCAGCTCACACAGTTCCTTCTTCTCCCAGCAGGGGGTGCTACACGTAGATTCCCAGGGTCTGTCGGTTTGTTGAATTTGAGTGTGAGGGGggccctttgggggggggggggggtccgtctGTGTTTAAATGGGGCCCCTGTCATGATGCCAAGCAGCAACCGGCTGGAAGCcatgagaaagaggaggagcattTGTGCCCGTCATTCATCCCACGGACGACAGGTGGCGCTAGCGGCCAGGTGTGTTAGTGTTAGCTACCTGGCCGACCCTTGTGGGGGCCCTGCCTCGGATGAGATCCCACACGTCTACGACGCTTTCTGCAGCAGCGGTTATAAACGTACCGGATCCGGTTCTGGTCCTGCAGAACCTCCCGGTCCCTCTGAGGAGAGAAGGGCCTCGAACAAACGTCCTGCCTGGAGGGGTGTTGTTAATTGGGATGTGAttgattacccccccccgtgtgtgaaAGCGACGCCCCCTCGTTGCCTCTACCTGTCTGACGCAGCGGTGCTAAAGCGATCAGCGGGGGCCGTGGGGGCCCCGACCTGACgctccggtggggggggggggggccgtgggGACCCCTCCTAACGCTCCGGTCTTGGTGTCTTTCAGTCGGAgtcggagcaggaggaggaggggtcggGAAGCGGGGGCCCCGCCGCCGTCGCTGTGAGTTCACGTCTTCTtctgttgtttctgtgtgtttgctttggGATCTGAACTCATTCAggatgtggagggggggggcgtttcatCTGTGTTtatgacccccccaccccccctttgaGCTAGCTGGATCCGATAGAGAAGGAATGGATCTACTCCGCCGCCGGGGCTCGACTTCCTGACCTCTCTCACCTGCTCAGACAGGACCCGTCACTGGCCAATAAGAAGGTAGCTCCGCCCCCTTGTGTTTTTGGTCGTCATGTGAGAAACCCGGGGAGACAGGTTCTGATTCTGTCCCAACCTCAGAACTACCATGCTGGACGCTGCTAGCTGTTTACCCGTTTACCCCTTTACCCGTTTACcagtttacccgtttacccgtttacccgtttacccgtttacccgtttacccgtttacccatttacccgtttacccgtttaccagTTTACCCATTTACCCGTTTACCAGTTTACCCATTTACCCATTTACCCGTTTACCAGTTTACCAGTTTATCCGTTTACCAGTTTACCAGTTTATCCGTTTACcagtttacccgtttacccgtttacccatttacccgtttacccgtttaccagtttacccatttacccgtttaccagtttacccgtttacccATTTACCCATTTACCCGTTTACCAGTTTATCCGTTTACCAGTTTACCAGTTTACcagtttacccgtttacccgtttaccagtttacccgtttacccgtttaccagTTTACCCCTTTACcagtttacccgtttacccgtttaccagTTTATCCGTTTACCAGTTTACCAGTTTACCCGTTTACCTGTTTACCCGTTTACCCCTTTACCCCTTTACCAGTTTACCAGTTTATCCGTTTACCAGTTTACCCGTTTACCAGTTTACCAGTTTATCCGTTTACCAGTTTACCAGTTTATCCGTTTACcagtttacccgtttacccgtttacccatttacccgtttacccgtttaccagtttacccatttacccgtttaccagtttacccgtttacccATTTACCCGTTTACCAGTTTATCCGTTTACCAGTTTACCAGTTTACcagtttacccgtttacccgtttaccagtttacccgtttacccgtttaccagTTTACCCCTTTACcagtttacccgtttacccgtttaccagTTTATCCGTTTACCAGTTTACCAGTTTACCCGTTTACCtgtttacccgtttacccgtttacccgtttaccagtttacccgtttaccagtttacccgtttacccgtttacccgtttacccgtttacctgtttacctgtttacccgtttacccgtttacccgtttacccgtttacccgtttacccgtttacccgtttacctgtttacccgtttacccgtttacctgtttacctgtGGGCCGCTCCGACTGTTTtctaaacacacaacaaacctTCCTCTCAGAGGAACCCTTTAAGGTTCTAGATTAGCTCCTGGTAGTTCTGACTCTGCTCTTGTCTTTCGGGTCGGCGCCGCCCACCAGGACTTCACCTCGGTGAGTACTTCCTGTTTGAAGCTGCTGTTCTCATGCTGTCTTGTGATTGGACGCTCCGGACCACATGTGCCTGATTCAAACCCTCTTGTTTTTCATTCTGACCCGCTCCGGCTCCCGACTGTGACCCCGATCCTCCCCCCCCAGGGGGTAAGTTTCACCGCTCTCCTCTTACAGCGCCGCTCCGACCCGGGTCCGGGTGCAGTGACGGTTCTTTGCCTGCGATGTCACCCTCGTACCCGAGTCTCTCGCTCTTACCACTTTCACATGGTCCCCCTTTAATAGCATTCCGAGAAGCCGGCGTTAAAACATCCCGACCCGGCGGTTCAAAGGGCCGCCATCAAACGGATTATGAGCGCTAGCTCTTTAGCTCTCGTTCCCCCCGACAACCCAAATCCCTTTATTTGTCTCCCTGTGCGCTGAAGAGATTTGAGCTCATGTTTGTTGTCCCTCCCCTCGTGTCACGGTTCTCACCCTGTCCTCTGGCCGTGGCGGACCACCTTCTAAGACTAGTCCTAAGCCTCTGCCGGCCCCGCCCGGACAAGATAGCGCGGCGGCCATTGAAGTGCGGGGAGATGGGGGGGATTAAAGAGAGTCTTAATGCTGCACAAAGACTTCACCCACTTAAAGATAATCTGAAAGTAATAGAGCAGGCTGGGATTAATTGTAGAACAATGCTGGTTGCGTCCCGGGGAAGGTGCTGAGCCCCCCCGGGACGCTTTGATGTCGGTCTTCGCTGGTCGGCGGAGGTGGAAGCCTTTCTGGAGGACACGTGGAGAACGATCTGGTCGCCGTGTCCCGTGTTTGAGCAGGACTGGGGGGATTACACGCCGTCCCGGGAGGACTCGAGTGCTTCCTGTTCCGTCCGAGTGTTTGTTGGGATCAGGTGGTTTTGTAGAAACGTTCTCAACCAgcgtctctctttctctccccgcCGGCCGCTGCTGTTTGTCCTCGGCCGTCGCCGTGACGACTTCCTCCGCCACAGTTTGTAAGTACATcatccagccatcagtccgccGAGCCCTCTTAGCCGCAGCCTCCCGCGAGGCGGCGGTAGGACCGCCCCTGAGTGATTGGACAGGTGTCTGTTGGGGACCCCCCAGTGGGCAGGAACAGAACCGAGAAGCGCAGGAAGGGACGGTTGCTGCATCCTGTCCGGCCTCGTCCGTCACTCGTGCCCCGGGCGGGGGGGCCGCCGAGCCGCCTGTCAAACCGCCCTTCTGTCTTGCGATCCGACAGGGGACAGACAAAAGACATGGAGACTCCCGAGCCAGACAGCGTCTATCACAATCTGTCTCCCAGACTCCAGAGACAGTGAGACGAAGCTCCGAACCGTTGTCCCGGCAGCCGCTGGGCTAGCTCGCTGGGCTAGCTCGCTGGGCTAGCTCGCAGGGCTAGCTCGCTGGGCTAGCTCGCTGGGCTAGCTCGCTGGGCTAGCTCGCAGGGCTAGCTCGCTGGGCTAGCTCGCTGGGCTAGCTCGCAGGGCTAGCTCACTGGGCTAGCTCGCTGCGCTGATATTAGCACAATTAGCTTCACAACCTCTAAACACAACACTGCTTCGGTGATTGGCTGCCATTAAAGACAGGTCTTGAATCGACCAATGAACAAGCAGGAAAGCGTGACAGCGACCTGCCCTTCGCTGCCGCCGCTTCtgaacttttcattttattactcAGTAAATGATAATTATAAAATTATAAACTAGAAcagcacccagagagcacagacctcccccaagcagctcgtccccccccccctcgccggACGTAACGGTCGTTTTTACGCCCGTTTCAGCCCAAATGACCACGATAATGTAAAAACGCACGTTTTGTCTTCCACCTGTTGATGACTCATAATTACGCAGCTTGCCGTGGAGATCAGAGCGCCGGTCCGACAGGTGGTTCCGTCTGTCTACTACTTTCACGTTTGTGAGGGGGTGTCCCCCCGGGGTCGTGTCGCGGGGGCCCCTTTCCCCCCTTGACGTGTGCTGACAGTCGTGTGGTGATTGTGGGAGGGCCTCTACAGGTCACGCTAACATCATCAATCTTCCCCGGGTGACAGGCGGCCCGCCGGGCCCCCCAGCTGTGGGCACAGTGCTGTGTTGTTTTGTAATTAGGCAGGAAACCGTCCCTCCGTCCCCCCAGCGGGCCTGCCGCCCTGGCAGCCAATGAGAAGCCGTGGTCCTGACCACGGAAGAAGAGTTCTGACCGTCTTCCTTCTGTCCCCGCAGACGGCTCTGCACTGGGCTGCCAAACATGGCAGCGAGGACATGGCAACCCTGGTGGCCAACGCCGGCGCTGATGTCAACACCAAATCGGTGAGCGGGTTTTTATCAGGTGGGGGTTCAAAGTGGGAGCCCGCCCCCTCCAGGGAAGATTCTCCTTTCACCAGCCTGCAAACACGCGCCAGCGGATCGATCGATGGCTGCATCGTTTTCTTTTGTGCGACATTTTCAAAACAATCCCACAAACCGCGGTTCGAAGCGTTGTAGTACCACGCCAGGCCAGTATGTGGCAGTGCAGCGTTTAGAAGTCAGCCCCACAGAGCATAGCGGTTCATCAAATCCGGTCTGAGACGGTCCAGCGGCGGGTTCTGCTGCGGTTCTGGCTCCATGTGAAAAGCAGGTGTCGAATTACCAAAATGCCATTTAGGGAAAGTCCATCGCCGTGGAAACGGCTTCTTAAAGTCAAACGTCTCAAATGTCGCCCCGTCATCACAAAGGCAACCACAGATgaatttcttcttctctcctttcccGCAGCACGTgagtttcctgtttcctctcaggTGGGCGGGGGACGATGGTACGAACTGCGTGTCGATTGGTCGGACTGGGCACCAATGGGCCGCCGCCGATGCTAAGTGATGCTAAAGCCCAGCTGTGTAAGTGCATTGCAGCGGCGCGTGCTAATAAATCACGGCGTGTCACGTTAATTGTGCGTCCGTATGTTTCAGCAGGAACGACTCCAGAAACGGCAATTTTCAGCGAATTACCGAGCAATTACGTTTTTATCATTACCTGCTGTTTCCATAACCTTTGCTAATTTGTGCActttcttcttgctcttctgattggctgctgtcgGGCCTGGGAACCTGCAGGGGGTAGGTACCGCGACTCGGAACCGAGTGGAAATGTCTGTTTTAAACCGCTTCAGGCGTTTGTTTCCCTGTCGCTGAAGCCAGCTCTGAAACACCTGTGAACACACCTGTGAACACACCTGTGAACACACCTCTGTACCTGTCTGTCCCACAGGGATACACGCCTCTGCACATTGCAGCGCTCCACGGCCATCAGCACATTCTGGACCTGCTCATCAGAACCTACGGTAAGAACCGCTTTCCCTGGACCGGATCAGGAGATCTCTGACGGTCCGTTTCAGCTGCACCTTTACAGGTGGAAGCAGGTAACCTGCCGCTTTCCTCTCTTCAGGGGCTGCAGAAACCTTACGGGACTACAGCGGCCGTTTGGCCGTCCACTACCTGAACCCAAAGGAACCGGAGGTTCTGGAGGACGACGGCGAGCTCCGTGAGGCCCGAACACATCATTAGAATCGATTCCTTTTCAGCTAGCGATTATGCTACGCTAACTCGTCCTGATTTCTGTTCTTTGATTCCAGCGTTTCAAATCACTCAGTCCCGAGAgcggaacaggaacaggaagctgGCGTCGTTGTTCCACTCCAAGAAGAAGTGGGTTCCGCCGAGGATCTGGCGCCgatagaggaggagaggacggccTGCCATCAGCTCGTCCTTCCCGCATTCAGACCCCGAAAATTCTCCCGCTGACGAAGAACATCCGGCGGCTCGGTGTTAAAAGCTCGACGTGTATGAAGTGTgttcacgcacacgcacggacacgcacgcacacacgcacacacacacacgcatggacacgcacgcacacacgcacacacacacacgcacggacacgcacgcacgcacgcacgcacacacgcacacacacacacgcacgcacacacacacacacgcacgcacacacgcacacacgcacgcacacacgcacacacgcacacacacgcacacacgcacacacacacacgcacgcacacacgcacacacgcacacacacacacgcatggacacgcacgcacacacgcacgcacacacacacatacgcacgcacacacacacgcacgcacacgcgcacgcacacacacaacaaaatccGGCAGATTTGATGACGCACCTGAGTCAacaggtgtgtgttggtgatgTCACGCTTCACGCTCACCTGAGAGTATTTGATGACGCTTTTGAAGTTGTGTTTGCACAAAACTTGATGAAATGAATCGTTACTTCTGTGATTTAAATCTTTGaactcactttttattttctgagaaGGTGAGTCTTTAGCAGGTTTTGTAGTTCACCTTAATTCTGAGACCTCAGGTTGGACACGCCCACTCAGGTGTGAATGGAACTTCATCGTTTACAGTCTTTATTTCTCGCTTTCTAGAATCCGCCGTTGATGAAGGATTTAAATCCTTTTATTAGGATTCATCTGTTCAATAAAACAGCTGATCGACGGATCAATCGAGGAAGTCGTGAATCAGTCGCTACTTCCTGCTTCTCCATGAAATATTCGATGTTTTTGGGCATTAAATTCTTCTTCTCTACCAGCCCGTCTGCTCGTGCTGTTTCCCCTCGCTGCCGACCACTTCTACGGACGGACGCCGNNNNNNNNNNNNNNNNNNNNNNNNNNNNNNNNNNNNNNNNNNNNNNNNNNNNNNNNNNNNNNNNNNNNNNNNNNNNNNNNNNNNNNNNNNNNNNNNNNNNCCCGCCTGCTGCGGCGGTACTGATCCGGGACTGATCCGGGACTCACCGGGTCCAGTTCTGGCAGACGCCCTCGCTGGAGTTCTCCTCGGAAAAGGTTCCTTCAGGACATTCCTGGCACAGCGTGTCCCGGGAATGGTTCCCTGGAAGGGGACGGCCGGCGGGTCAGCGAGCCGCTGAGGCGCCGCTACACGAGGCGGGACACGGAGACGGGCCGTACCTCTGGACCGGACCCCGCGCCCCGGTTCACAGGTTCTGTGTGGAACGCAGGTCACGCATTCCTCGGCGGCGCAGTGGAAGCCCGGTTTGCACACGCAGACGCTCCGCCTGGTGCTCGCCGAGGCGGGAACCAGGAAGTTCCGATCTGGGAGAAGGACGGACAGAACCGGTACTTTGTGCGCCGCCACACGGAGGACGGGCGTGCGTGGGCGGGGCTTACTCGGGTCGCAGTACGGCTGGCGCCGACACCTGGACTCCTTGCTGTGTCCGTCCTGATATTCGTTCGTCCCACATTGTTGGCACTGCGGCTCCAGACAGGTCCCGAGGGACGACATGCTGGTGCCtgggacacggggacacggggacacgggtCAGCGCCGGCGGGCCGGGGGGCGgacctggacaggtgaggcCCGGCTTACCTGGGCCGCACATTGTGCAGCATTCTCCATGGCGTGCGTACTGAGTGAGCGGATCGCAGCGCGGTTGAGCGGCCGCCGTCACCTG is a genomic window of Brachionichthys hirsutus isolate HB-005 chromosome 2, CSIRO-AGI_Bhir_v1, whole genome shotgun sequence containing:
- the LOC137899115 gene encoding ankyrin repeat domain-containing protein SOWAHA, translating into MSDVSEASLLDYFGSSGDGVRVRNADLLSAFRPFIGHSDAHLRAKYREEFKLAIDRIAVVKSENGEKYLVLKKKYRPMLPDRARTPAAVQWEASPAHLEQDEPDGAAEAPQAGTAPEQPPPPRRPDVPVQEPSLHSNGEDEPDKDSGSKSESEQEEEGSGSGGPAALDPIEKEWIYSAAGARLPDLSHLLRQDPSLANKKDFTSFTALHWAAKHGSEDMATLVANAGADVNTKSGYTPLHIAALHGHQHILDLLIRTYGAAETLRDYSGRLAVHYLNPKEPEVLEDDGELPFQITQSRERNRNRKLASLFHSKKKWVPPRIWRR
- the cd40 gene encoding tumor necrosis factor receptor superfamily member 5, whose protein sequence is MVTAAAQPRCDPLTQYARHGECCTMCGPGTSMSSLGTCLEPQCQQCGTNEYQDGHSKESRCRRQPYCDPNRNFLVPASASTRRSVCVCKPGFHCAAEECVTCVPHRTCEPGRGVRSRGNHSRDTLCQECPEGTFSEENSSEGVCQNWTRCSEGKQHEQTGW